The Petrotoga sp. 9PW.55.5.1 genomic interval GAAGGCAAGTCGGTTAAGTTAGACAAATAAGACATTGAAGATGACCAGTCAGCATTCTGTTTGTGAACGCATAACACCGCCAAAGCCTTTAGAGCCATAACAAAATGATCCCTTTTATTCCAAAGGTTCATTTCTTCATCAAAGTTCAATAATAAATACTGATCTTGGACATACTTTGCCCAACCTTCTATGAAAAAAATGTTCTCATATGATAATCTGCATAAATTATTCTTGTTACTTGAATAGTAAAGTGTGCGTTCATAATGGTGGCCAGGGTATACCTCATGTACTAAATCTAAGATAAGTTGGCTTTGGTTACTATAAGAGCTTGGTCTACAGAAAAAGTAAAAGGATGGTTCATTCGTTAATGTATTAACTATTGTAAAAGTCAATACCATAGTGTACAAAAAATGGAAAATAATAATGTACAAAAAATAGAATTAAGAATTAGAAACGTTTGAAAACAAATCCAGCTTTTCTTTTAATCTGTAAGATTCTCCTTTTATTGAAATCACATGTGAATGGTGTAAAAGTCTGTCTAAAATAGCTTGTGCTAACATAGGAGAACCAAATATTTCCTGCCAATCAGAAAAAGGTGTATTTGTAGTTATTATCGTACTATGTTTT includes:
- a CDS encoding DUF885 family protein; amino-acid sequence: MYIIIFHFLYTMVLTFTIVNTLTNEPSFYFFCRPSSYSNQSQLILDLVHEVYPGHHYERTLYYSSNKNNLCRLSYENIFFIEGWAKYVQDQYLLLNFDEEMNLWNKRDHFVMALKALAVLCVHKQNADWSSSMSYLSNLTDLPSEIIASILLEAYLNPIDTLAPLVGILAIQKYSEVNGIDNNLIKTGGSDLWGVLVNQ